In Sardina pilchardus chromosome 10, fSarPil1.1, whole genome shotgun sequence, one genomic interval encodes:
- the ttc23 gene encoding tetratricopeptide repeat protein 23 — protein sequence MVSSEMTPEQKLAQCNSRVQYFTESEQFDACIQETVRLVALSRLVYGDGHLKQAQAYAKLAKAYLKFKGWAAQANEHASRAHSLLPLSVPSSTPQEERVARLSCLLSTHQTQGGAALLLGTESFFNKAEGILGELQELRGVNPEESTKTEFDISTNLSRVYQRQGRSAEALAQCQKALELQEEMGEAGSTCSIHRDMAAIEQARGSLDKAIEHLLQAHAIALSQSPEGVEGAHVAHSLALAYSSAAEPHHNDSAARYFEESLRVYRSVAGPEDATVLTVLDDYCRFLLQTGHQERSVALQRESLALKRSAFGDLSAEVAETLQLIGGVEMTQGQMKRAHKTMSKCLEVQIALFGPRHKKTRATQRTVNMLSQVPEISAVHRREGNLQTRPPFCAVVPSPTAKGINTNMSDP from the exons ATGGTGTCTTCGGAGATGACACCAGAACAGAAGTTAGCACAGTGCAACAGCAGAGTGCAATACTTTACGGAGAGCGAGCAG TTTGATGCCTGCATCCAAGAGACAGTGCGGCTTGTGGCCCTCAGCCGGCTAGTGTATGGAGATGGACATTTGAAACAAGCTCAGGCCTATGCTAAACTTGCCAAAGCATACCTAAAGTTTAAAG GATGGGCGGCCCAGGCTAACGAGCATGCCTCCAGGGCCCACTCCCTCCTGCCCCTCTCCGTGCCCTCATCCACCCCCCAGGAGGAGCGGGTTGCCAGGCTTAGCTGCCTGCTCAGTACCCACCAGACTCAGGGAGGAGCAGCCCTGCTCCTGGGAA CTGAATCCTTCTTCAATAAGGCAGAGGGGATCTTGGGAGAGCTACAGGAGCTCAGAGGAGTCAATCCAGAGGAAAGCACTAAAACTGAGTTTGACATTTCCACAAACCTATCCAG GGTGTACCAGCGTCAGGGCCGGTCAGCGGAGGCTCTGGCCCAGTGTCAGAAGGCTctggagctgcaggaggagatGGGTGAAGCGGGCAGCACCTGCTCCATCCACAGAGACATGGCCGCCATAGAGCAGGCCAGGGGAAGCCTGGACAAAGCCATCGAGCATCTCCTTCAG gctcATGCCATTGCCCTGAGTCAGAGCcctgagggggtggagggggcccATGTTGCCCATAGTCTGGCTCTGGCCTACTCCAGTGCAGCAGAGCCCCACCACAATG ATTCTGCTGCGCGCTACTTTGAGGAGAGTCTGCGTGTGTACAGGAGTGTGGCGGGCCCAGAGGACGCCACAGTGCTGACCGTGCTGGACGACTACTGCCGCTTCCTCCTGCAAACTGGCCACCAGGAG aggagtgtGGCGTTGCAGCGCGAATCTCTGGCCTTGAAGAGGAGCGCCTTCGGAGACCTGAGCGCTGAGGTGGCTGAGACGCTGCAGCTGATTGGTGGAGTGGAGATGACGCAGGGACAGATGAAACGGGCCCATAAAACCATGAGCAAG TGTCTTGAGGTTCAGATTGCCCTGTTTGGACCCCGGCATAAGAAGACCAGAGCTACTCAAAGAACAGTGAATATGCTGTCTCA GGTACCAGAGATTTCTGCAGTGCACAGAAGAGAGGGCAATCTACAGACAAGGCCTCCATTTTGTGCAGTGGTGCCATCCCCCACAGCGAAAGGGATAAATACCAACATGTCAGACCCTTAG